A window of bacterium genomic DNA:
TAGATACGCCAGGAGATGCCCTGAGGCCGAAGCATTTCATAAGCATCTTTTCCCATGTCCCTATCTTTATCTATGGCATGCCAGTTACCTGCATCCATCGGAACCTTGCTTCGTATTTCATCCTCACTTACCAGGGGGGGGTTGAACCTTTGGACACGGCTGTAGGTGAGTGCTGAAATCGCGATTAATCCAATAAGAATAAACACGTGCAAACGAGCCCGCTCTTTTCCTGTCTTGTTATCGCCCTTCGAAAGTTGATTTTCGTTTGGAACCTGATCTATTGTTTCCATCCCAGTAACCTCGCTAATCCAAAGAAGATTAAAAACGCTATAAATACAAAAAGGTATCCGCTATAGTCATGAGTTAATTGCCCCCAGTACATAGCCGATTCCTGTCCTTGTTGCACCCAAACCAACTCTCCTACTACTCCAACCATCGCAATACGAAGGCCGTTCATCAAGACCGCGATCGGATAGAGCAATGCCAGTAGGATAAGATTCTTCCACCAACCTAATTGATAAAGGGCGATAAAGAATAACGATAGGGTTAACAGAGAAATACTCAGCTTGAAACCAGCGCAAGGGATCCCAATATTGAGGATATAGTGGTCCATCTGGATAATACTGGTTGTTGGCATAGATGTGGCGAATTGCATCAATAGGAGATACTTATTGGCCATGATGGAAGACATGACTTGGACTTGATTCGTGTAAGCATCGAAAATGAATGGCGGAAGGGGAAGCATAAATAAAAGGAAAAGGTATGGAACTGATAACATCTTTGTCATCTGCTTGCCCAGTATAAAAAGGGAGGCGCCAAACAAAAAGGCAAAAAAGGATGCTTGATGAATAATTTGTGAATCAATTTGCTTACCATGTATTGCGCCGAAGAGACCGAGAATGACTAACGGCAATCCCCAGAGTGTTGGATTAATGCGAATCTTTTCGAATGCTTCACGGCGATTCCAGATAAGATAGCCGGCTAAAAACGGAACCAATACGCCATGTGAATAATAGCTATCAGCTTCAAACCATATGGCATACATAAACGTCCACATCTGTTTGAAAGAAAGAAATACCAAAATTGCAAACACCCCAACAAGAGCTAATGAAAATGGAGTTAGCTTTATCGGAAATGGTGTTGTTTTATTTTCAGTCGTTTCGCTCATTTAGTTACCTCAGCCATTGGTTCTAAGCTTTTACTCGGCTTGAAAGTCCAAAATTTGTTAGCAAAGAAATTCCAGAACATTACTATAACCGTCGCTACTACTTTGGGCAAGATTTGCATTCGATTGGAAGCGTGGCCATTTGACGTTAATGAGATGGTTAAATATAGTACGATGGTTGTGTTAAGCGCCATACCTACAACATTAACCGCAATGAACCGGACAAACTGTTGTCGGCGATTGGAAGCATCGGCACTTCGGAAGGTCCACCGGCTGTTCCAGTAAAACCCATTCAATACGGCTGTCCCAGTCGAGATAACATTGCTGATACAAACTTCAAAAGCTATCGCCCAACCGACCAGACCGATTGCTCCCATCACTGCTGTACCGACGTGATTAGGAATCATTATTAAGTTTTTGACAGAGTAATACAGTCCCCAATCAATGGCAGTACTTGAAAAACCGACAATGCAGAACTTGATAAATTGGCGAACACCGGGTGGAAGATCGCGCAAAACTTTCTTTTCTTTCATTCCGTTTGAATATTCAGTTTTGGTATCGAGTACCACGTTTGGCATTTGCCATTATCTCCCTAGTCATCAACGCATACCGGTCGGAAAAGTTCCAGGTATATTAGCTGTGAACTTGAAGGCTAGTACAGAAAGAGCAATCCATATCAAAATACTCAGCATTATATGTTTGTCTTCCAACAGGTCGTGTTCTGGCGCTCCACCTTTTTCGTTTATCTGCATCAAGAAAATATATCGAAGAATCGCGTAAAGAACGGGCGGAATTGTCCAATAAAGTCGAAAATGCGTATCAGCTGAAGGCGATTCTATCGCGTACATGCAATAAGCAACAATGGTGCCTGCTGCCATAATCGTGACAAATTGATCGGTTAGCGCTATTGAATACTGGCTGAGAGAACTGCGGTGGTTGGATCCCTCAGCACCGAGTATTACTAATTCATGTCGGCGCTTACCAAAGCCAATAAGCAGCGATAATAAGCCGGTGCATACCATAAGCCAGCGTGAAATTGAAACATCGATAGCTGCGGCTCCTGCCATTGCTCTCAAAATGAATCCCAATGAAATCATACAAACATCTAGGATGGGTTGGTTCTTCAAGCCGCTCGAATAAGCAATTTGAATAATAAGATATATCACAGAAAGCGCGGCAAACTTTATCGATAATAGACCTAGCCCAAGAACCAAATAGGCTGTTAGACCCAATGCGCATGCCCAAAGCACAATAGCAGTAGTGATGGCGAGGGAACATGGAACAATTCCGGCTGCGATTGGACGAAACTTTTTCTTGGGGTGCTGTCGATCTTTTTCAATATCCTTGACATCATTTAGTAAATATACGCCACTGGATAACATGCAAAAGACCACAAAGCCAATTGTGGCTTCGACCAGTGAGGAAATATCCTTAAAGTTTGGCTGTTTAAACCAAGCAAGACCAGGGATAGCCCCAGTAAAGATGACGCCGGCGTACAGCAGGATGTTCTTCACCCACTGACGAGGCCGCATAGCGCCAATTAACCCGATCACAACATTAGTTGTAGTCAGGTTCTTTACTTCCTTTATGGTTTTCTTGTTTTGTGTTTGCACAGGTGACATTAATTTAAATAAGCCAATTCTATTCATTTAAGAGCATCGAGAGTCGGTTATGATTGTTTTAGTAGGCTCCTTCTCCCTTCATAACAGCCGGGATCGTTAGCAATAAGATTTTCAAGTCCAGCCAAAAGGACATGTTTTCGATATAGAAAATGTCCATCTCGACCCAGTGATCGAAGGAGACATTGCTGCGTCCGCTAATTTGCCAAAGGCACGTAATTCCTGGTGTCACCGCTAGCCGCTGTGTGTGAATAGGAGTATATTGCTCCACTTCCGCAGGGAGAGGGGGGCGTGGTCCGACTAAGCTCATATCACCCATAAGAACATTGAAAAATTGTGGTAATTCATCAAGGCTAAGTTTACGCAGCCATCTACCTATAGGAGTGACCCGTGGATCATTTTTGATTTTAAAAGTCGGTCCCACCGATTCATTCAAATGCTGCAAGGACTCTCGTCTAGCCTCCGCATCAATGAACATCGATCTAAATTTATAGAAAATAAAGGGCCGTCCACGATGACCGATACGCACTTGTTTAAAGATAATCGAGCCAGGTGAAGTGACTTTAATCGCAATCGCAATTGCAAGAAAAAGCGGGAATAAAATAGCCAGCACGAAAAGGGCTGCCAGGAAGTCCAGGAACCTTTTAAAGGCAGCATATGGCACGATGCGTTTCTCAATATACTTATCGCACATTGAAGTTATATTAGGCAAGTCTGTTGAGATAGATTTGCTCATACTTTCTCTTACAGCGCTCTTGCGCATCTCTCCTATCGTTAGCTAATAACGACATAACAGGTTGGCAGATGGAACATATATAAAGATCAAACAACCGGGCAGCAAACGCTGCCCGGCGTCATATTACGAGAAATTGTCTTCATTAAGCGCCGTCGTCATCATCCGTAGGTTCGTTGCCAGACGTAAGTGACCGCTCGTGGCCGTTTAGCAGACCTCTCGGAGCGGTTGCATTACGTAAAGCGATTGACGCTTCATAGGACCGGCGATAATTCACATATCCAGGAGCATCTTCGTAGCGGACCTTATTTAAGACCACTCCTACAATATTGGCTCCAAAACGTTCCAATCGGTCCGTTAACTCTCCCTCTGATTCTGAAGCAGGCGCTCCCGCTTCATGAACTAGAATGACGTTCTTGACCGACTGCGCAATAATACCGGCATCAGCAAATGTCGAACCGGCGGGTGTGTCGATTATGATAAAATCAGTTCCACGAGAAGCCTGCTCGATAAAATGGGCCATCGCCGCTGAACGGAAAAGTCGAACAGGGTTTACCGGTGGTTGACCGGCCGAGATAAACAAGAGGTCAGTAACGCTCGTTGGCTGAACCACTTCTTCCATACGGGCGTTATTGCTCAAAATCTCATTAAGCCCAGCTTTATTCTCAACGCCGAAGTGGCGATGAAGGGCCGGTTGGCGAAGGTCCCCATCCACAAGCAAAACACGCGCTCCATCCCTAGCCAATGCAACCGCTAAGTTTGCGGCAACAGTTGTGCGGCCAACATTCGAAGAAGCGCTAGTAATCGCAACCGCTGGGCCGTGCATTCGGCCATTGGCGCCCAAGAGGTTCGTCGAAAGCATTTGATACGAAGCAGACAAGGCTGATACACTTTCGTTGTCCTTGGGTATGCTGGCGACTCGGATTTTGGGCAGAGCTGCAATTACGTTGTAACCAAGCGCCTTCTCGGTTTGAGTGACGTTGTAAGTTCCAGCGTCGAATTGATTAAGTAGCAGCACAAGACTGATCGCTAAGACCGCGCTTAAAGCTAGCGCCATCATTGTTTTGATCGGCGTTTTTTTATCAACAGGTGAAGTAAACGGTTCGTTAATTACTTTAATAACAGCAGAATTGACGGTCTCGTTTTCGCGAAGAAGGGCTTCGTTCAATTTAGTCTTCATCAGGCGCACGTCATTCTCAGCGATCTGAGTATCCATTGCATATTTAGCAAGCTGCTGCTCAGTATAAGGCATAGCCCGAAGTTTTGCATTCGCACTATCTAGCTGTCTTGTAGCTTCATTGATCCTTGTTTGTGCCACTTGCTGTTGAATGTTTCGACTAACAACTTCCTGCTTCATCATATCGTGGAGCGGATTAGAAGCAACTGATTCGTTTTGTTTTATTGACTGAGGAGACGCATTGATTTTATTAATACGTTTGTTATAGTCTTCAATCGAGAGCTTTAATGCGATAATTGTTGGGTGTTTAGGCCCTTTAACCATCACCTCTGAAGCAAGTATATTTTCCAATTTCGCTTTCTCTACGATAAAACCGTTTAGGGTTGGATTGAGCATATTATTAAAACTGCTCACTTTCATTTTTTCAAACCCTTTTTTCGTAAGCATCTTTTGCGCTTCAGCTTGAGATGTAACTGCTTCCAGTTGTGCTCTTTGAGCGTCGTTCAATACTCCTCTTAGGGAAGCCACTTCCGAGACCATGCTTCTTTCCGTATCGGTGAAGCTGACGCCTGAGTGTTTGGCCTGGTAGTCGCGATAGATGCCATAAGCTTGCTCGTATTTCTTCTTTTTGTCCTCAGCCTGGTCTTGAATAAATTGGCGTTGTGCTTGCATAAACTGGCGGTTGACTTCAGTGTAATACTCGCGAAACTTTGATTTCAATACTTCAGAAGCATGTTGAGCGTCTGCTTGGCTATCGCCAATAATATGAACCGTTAAAAAGTCAGTCCCTCGGTCGAAGTCGACTGCCAACCTTCCAACAAAATCAGCGTAAGCTGACTGTTGTCCCTGTTGGTCAGTGCCAAACTTTGCCATCGGTCCCCATGAACCACTTTGAGCTAAGTCGGTAAAAGTTGCTACTAGCAGCTTTTCCTTGGCGAACAATTCTCGGAGATTGTTCATGCGAGTCTCAACGTCACTTGTTGCCACCGCAGCGCCTTCATAGAGCTTAATGGACGAGTTGGAAGAGGGAAGGACTTCTTGAATGGTAAAGTGCCCGTCGTATTTCTTGGGTCCCAACACCGTGAAGAGGAACGTTAGGAGTGTGATAGGCACCACTACAAACGCGACTACCCACCAGCGTCGCAATAACGGTCTTAAAATCAGTAAAACACCCACGAGAATTCCTCCAGTAACTCACTTCGAAGCGTTATGGTCTAAACAGACTGTTCGAACTAAAGAATGTATTTTTCAGCAACCATGCTGTGTTTAAGATAGTATAGATGTTGCCTGCGTCAAATTTTGTGGCTTTGGGGACGTTTATAAGGTCTCCGGGCAACACGGCGATGTTCTGCTCGAGTCTTCCTTCGTTAGTTATCTTAATAAGGTTGAGTTTAAATCGCAGAACTTGGTTTGAATTCTTTGGGTCTTTGCGAAAGAGAACGCAACTACTCATCTTTGCGTTTGGTGTCTTATCGCCGCCAATCGAGATATAGTCCAATACAGTCTTGTTCTCTTGCCAGATATACTGACCAGGCCGCATCACTTCTCCAAGTAGAAAGACTCTGTTTTGAGTATCTTCCGGTACAAAAATGACATCGCCATCTTGAAGTTCATAATTCTGTGAAAGATCTCCATGATAGAGAACGGCTCGCAGATCGAGAGGGATCGATTCATTTGGGCTATCGCGATGCGTTATTGTCGCATGTCGAAGGTCAGCGCGATCTGCGACGATGTAAGACGCTTGTGAAAGCGCATCAACAACCCTATCCCCAGGCTTGAAATCATAAACGCCTGGTCGGTTGACCATCCCAAGGAGGGCAACTTTTGGCTTACGGGTTTGCAACATCGTAACAGATATCTTTGGGTCAATATAGTATTGGCCTTCTTTGAGCGCTTTTTCAATAGCTCTGGCAACTTCAGCAAGCGTTCTTCCTTCAGCTTGGACCGATCCGATGAGTTGCATAGAGATGGTGCCATCAAGAGATACCGGGGTTTGAGATGTTAAGGTAGTGTCACCATAGAGGGAAATCTGGACAACATCATCAACTTGCAGCCGATAGGTTTCCGCCACGTCAACCGTATATCCAAGGTTTGTTGACAGAATTAAGAACAAAACCATCAGATAGCTGAGGCGCATTTGTGTCTGCCCCCATTTCTGAATAGTTTTCAGTTTAAAAGTACAATCATTTCTGACAGATAACATTCTTTCCCCTACCCTATCTTAAAACCTTCATGCTCCACATTATTGTTGGTCTTATTACGCCTTATAAAGAGGGCATGTTTTATAATTGCTCACC
This region includes:
- a CDS encoding sugar transferase — protein: MSKSISTDLPNITSMCDKYIEKRIVPYAAFKRFLDFLAALFVLAILFPLFLAIAIAIKVTSPGSIIFKQVRIGHRGRPFIFYKFRSMFIDAEARRESLQHLNESVGPTFKIKNDPRVTPIGRWLRKLSLDELPQFFNVLMGDMSLVGPRPPLPAEVEQYTPIHTQRLAVTPGITCLWQISGRSNVSFDHWVEMDIFYIENMSFWLDLKILLLTIPAVMKGEGAY
- a CDS encoding polysaccharide biosynthesis/export family protein produces the protein MLSVRNDCTFKLKTIQKWGQTQMRLSYLMVLFLILSTNLGYTVDVAETYRLQVDDVVQISLYGDTTLTSQTPVSLDGTISMQLIGSVQAEGRTLAEVARAIEKALKEGQYYIDPKISVTMLQTRKPKVALLGMVNRPGVYDFKPGDRVVDALSQASYIVADRADLRHATITHRDSPNESIPLDLRAVLYHGDLSQNYELQDGDVIFVPEDTQNRVFLLGEVMRPGQYIWQENKTVLDYISIGGDKTPNAKMSSCVLFRKDPKNSNQVLRFKLNLIKITNEGRLEQNIAVLPGDLINVPKATKFDAGNIYTILNTAWLLKNTFFSSNSLFRP
- a CDS encoding decaprenyl-phosphate phosphoribosyltransferase, yielding MSPVQTQNKKTIKEVKNLTTTNVVIGLIGAMRPRQWVKNILLYAGVIFTGAIPGLAWFKQPNFKDISSLVEATIGFVVFCMLSSGVYLLNDVKDIEKDRQHPKKKFRPIAAGIVPCSLAITTAIVLWACALGLTAYLVLGLGLLSIKFAALSVIYLIIQIAYSSGLKNQPILDVCMISLGFILRAMAGAAAIDVSISRWLMVCTGLLSLLIGFGKRRHELVILGAEGSNHRSSLSQYSIALTDQFVTIMAAGTIVAYCMYAIESPSADTHFRLYWTIPPVLYAILRYIFLMQINEKGGAPEHDLLEDKHIMLSILIWIALSVLAFKFTANIPGTFPTGMR
- a CDS encoding polysaccharide biosynthesis tyrosine autokinase; amino-acid sequence: MGVLLILRPLLRRWWVVAFVVVPITLLTFLFTVLGPKKYDGHFTIQEVLPSSNSSIKLYEGAAVATSDVETRMNNLRELFAKEKLLVATFTDLAQSGSWGPMAKFGTDQQGQQSAYADFVGRLAVDFDRGTDFLTVHIIGDSQADAQHASEVLKSKFREYYTEVNRQFMQAQRQFIQDQAEDKKKKYEQAYGIYRDYQAKHSGVSFTDTERSMVSEVASLRGVLNDAQRAQLEAVTSQAEAQKMLTKKGFEKMKVSSFNNMLNPTLNGFIVEKAKLENILASEVMVKGPKHPTIIALKLSIEDYNKRINKINASPQSIKQNESVASNPLHDMMKQEVVSRNIQQQVAQTRINEATRQLDSANAKLRAMPYTEQQLAKYAMDTQIAENDVRLMKTKLNEALLRENETVNSAVIKVINEPFTSPVDKKTPIKTMMALALSAVLAISLVLLLNQFDAGTYNVTQTEKALGYNVIAALPKIRVASIPKDNESVSALSASYQMLSTNLLGANGRMHGPAVAITSASSNVGRTTVAANLAVALARDGARVLLVDGDLRQPALHRHFGVENKAGLNEILSNNARMEEVVQPTSVTDLLFISAGQPPVNPVRLFRSAAMAHFIEQASRGTDFIIIDTPAGSTFADAGIIAQSVKNVILVHEAGAPASESEGELTDRLERFGANIVGVVLNKVRYEDAPGYVNYRRSYEASIALRNATAPRGLLNGHERSLTSGNEPTDDDDGA
- a CDS encoding GtrA family protein translates to MPNVVLDTKTEYSNGMKEKKVLRDLPPGVRQFIKFCIVGFSSTAIDWGLYYSVKNLIMIPNHVGTAVMGAIGLVGWAIAFEVCISNVISTGTAVLNGFYWNSRWTFRSADASNRRQQFVRFIAVNVVGMALNTTIVLYLTISLTSNGHASNRMQILPKVVATVIVMFWNFFANKFWTFKPSKSLEPMAEVTK
- a CDS encoding exosortase/archaeosortase family protein, whose protein sequence is MSETTENKTTPFPIKLTPFSLALVGVFAILVFLSFKQMWTFMYAIWFEADSYYSHGVLVPFLAGYLIWNRREAFEKIRINPTLWGLPLVILGLFGAIHGKQIDSQIIHQASFFAFLFGASLFILGKQMTKMLSVPYLFLLFMLPLPPFIFDAYTNQVQVMSSIMANKYLLLMQFATSMPTTSIIQMDHYILNIGIPCAGFKLSISLLTLSLFFIALYQLGWWKNLILLALLYPIAVLMNGLRIAMVGVVGELVWVQQGQESAMYWGQLTHDYSGYLFVFIAFLIFFGLARLLGWKQ